In Perognathus longimembris pacificus isolate PPM17 chromosome 3, ASM2315922v1, whole genome shotgun sequence, a single window of DNA contains:
- the Ier2 gene encoding immediate early response gene 2 protein — translation MEVQKEAQRIMTLSVWKMYHSRLQRGGLRLHRSLQLSLVMRSARELYLSAKVDVPEPEFFPSPADSLDPRLRPSPREAEAPAEAAPPDGEPPSPEPMDTQEETPRAAETPVRCDPRPARVSRKRRSSSLSDCGDAGLVPSKKARLEEEEKEAAASEVPDRLQSAPAQAEGAFPNLARVLQRRFSGLLNCSPASPPSAPPACEALPACRPADNMLNVLVRTVVAF, via the coding sequence ATGGAAGTGCAGAAGGAGGCCCAGCGCATCATGACCCTGTCGGTGTGGAAGATGTACCACTCGCGCCTCCAGCGCGGGGGCCTGCGCCTGCACCGCAGCCTGCAGCTGTCGCTGGTCATGCGCAGCGCTCGGGAGCTCTACCTCTCAGCCAAGGTGGACGTGCCTGAGCCCGAGTTCTTCCCGAGTCCCGCCGACTCCCTGGATCCCCGCCTGCGCCCCTCGCCGCGGGAAGCCGAAGCCCCGGCGGAAGCTGCGCCCCCCGACGGCGAGCCGCCCTCCCCTGAGCCCATGGACACGCAGGAAGAGACGCCCCGAGCTGCGGAGACCCCGGTCCGCTGCGACCCTCGCCCCGCCAGAGTAAGCCGCAAGAGGCGAAGCAGCAGCTTGAGCGACTGCGGGGACGCCGGGCTGGTCCCCAGCAAGAAGGCGcgtctggaggaggaggagaaggaagcggCGGCGTCGGAGGTCCCCGATCGTCTGCAGTCGGCTCCCGCTCAAGCGGAGGGTGCCTTCCCCAACCTGGCTCGCGTCCTCCAGAGGCGGTTCTCCGGCCTCCTGAACTGCAGCCCCGCGAGCCCGCCTTCGGCGCCGCCCGCGTGCGAGGCTCTGCCGGCCTGCCGCCCGGCAGACAACATGCTCAACGTGCTGGTGCGCACCGTCGTGGCCTTCTGA
- the Nacc1 gene encoding nucleus accumbens-associated protein 1 has translation MAQMLQMEIPNFGNSILECLNEQRLQGLYCDVSVVVKGHAFKAHRAVLAASSSYFRDLFNSSRSAVVELPSAVQPQSFQQILTFCYTGRLSMNMGDQFLLIYTAGFLQIQEIMEKGTEFFLKVSSPSCDSQGLHAEEAPSSEPQSPVAQTSGWPVCSTPLPLVSRVKTEQQELDSVQCTPVAKRLWDSSQKEAGSGSGNGSRKMAKFSTPDLASNRTPQPAPVVAAAAAATGAAGGAMSGPSTSERTSPGTSSAYTSDSPSSYHNEEDEEEDAGEEGTDEQYRQICNMYTMYSMMNVGQTAEKVEALPEQVAPESRSRIRVRQDLASLPAELINQIGNRCHPKLYDEGDPSEKLELVTGTNVYITRAQLMNCHVSAGTRHKVLLRRLLASFFDRNTLANSCGTGIRSSTNDPRRKPLDSRVLHAVKYYCQNFAPNFKESEMNAIAADMCTNARRVVRKSWMPKAKPLHLAEGDSYSSFISDSCKMEPDMMGMEHSFETASHDGEAGPLTVPSAEVLQ, from the exons ATGGCGCAGATGCTGCAGATGGAGATCCCGAACTTTGGCAACAGCATCCTTGAGTGCCTCAATGAGCAGCGGCTGCAGGGCCTGTACTGTGACGTGTCAGTGGTGGTCAAGGGCCACGCCTTCAAGGCCCACCGGGCGGTGCTGGCCGCCAGCAGCTCCTACTTCCGGGACCTGTTCAACAGCAGCCGCAGCGCAGTGGTGGAGCTGCCCTCGGCCGTGCAGCCACAGTCCTTCCAGCAGATCCTCACCTTCTGCTACACTGGCCGGCTGAGCATGAACATGGGCGACCAGTTCCTGCTCATCTACACCGCTGGCTTCCTGCAGATCCAGGAGATCATGGAGAAGGGCACTGAGTTCTTCCTCAAGGTCAGCTCCCCGAGCTGCGACTCGCAAGGCCTGCATGCCGAGGAGGCTCCGTCGTCGGAGCCGCAGAGCCCGGTAGCGCAGACGTCGGGCTGGCCGGTCTGCAGCACGCCGCTGCCCCTCGTGTCGCGGGTGAAGACGGAACAGCAGGAGTTGGACTCAGTGCAGTGCACCCCTGTGGCCAAGAGGCTGTGGGACAGCAGCCAGAAGGAGGCCGGCAGTGGCAGCGGCAATGGTAGTCGCAAGATGGCCAAGTTCTCCACGCCGGACCTGGCCTCCAACCGGACGCCCCAGCCGGCCCCGGTGGTggcagcggcggcggccgccACAGGGGCGGCTGGGGGAGCGATGAGCGGGCCCAGCACATCAGAGCGGACCAGCCCAGGCACCTCCAGTGCCTATACCAGCGACAGCCCCAGTTCCTATCAcaacgaggaggatgaggaggaggatgcGGGCGAGGAGGGCACCGACGAGCAGTACCGGCAGATCTGCAATATGTACACCATGTACAGCATGATGAACGTCGGCCAGACAG CCGAGAAGGTGGAAGCACTCCCAGAGCAGGTGGCCCCTGAGTCCCGCAGTCGCATCCGAGTCCGGCAAGACCTAGCATCTCTGCCTGCTGAGCTCATCAACCAGATCGGCAACCGCTGTCACCCGAAGCTCTATGATGAGGGCGACCCCTCAGAGAAGCTGGAGCTGGTTACAG GCACCAATGTGTACATCACGCGAGCGCAGCTCATGAACTGCCACGTCAGCGCGGGCACACGGCACAAGGTCCTGCTGCGGCGGCTCCTGGCCTCCTTCTTCGACCG GAACACGCTGGCCAACAGCTGTGGCACCGGCATCCGCTCTTCCACCAACGACCCCAGACGCAAGCCACTGGACAGTCGCGTCCTCCACGCCGTCAAGT ACTACTGCCAGAACTTCGCCCCCAACTTCAAGGAGAGCGAGATGAACGCTATCGCGGCGGACATGTGCACCAATGCCCGCCGCGTGGTGCGCAAGAGCTGGATGCCCAAGGCCAAGCCACTGCACTTGGCTGAGGGCGACAGCTACAGCAGCTTCATCAGTGACTCGTGCAAGATGGAGCCTGACATGATGGGCATGGAGCACAGCTTCGAGACGGCCAGCCACGACGGCGAGGCCGGACCCCTCACCGTCCCTTCGGCAGAGGTCCTCCAGTAA
- the Stx10 gene encoding LOW QUALITY PROTEIN: syntaxin-10 (The sequence of the model RefSeq protein was modified relative to this genomic sequence to represent the inferred CDS: inserted 2 bases in 1 codon; substituted 2 bases at 2 genomic stop codons), with amino-acid sequence MRTAEVLILQGRRSRRVFLVWRQASAGSAGSGYPQTQEHIPDSHPPAPAHTPPAQIILLHPGFLDSTFTWAFSAPRQRAHVRQHSPGGYYLLGTTSPNPFVHSGDVSKAPPAQKLSPGDGRVGGEERSPCSKGLAGDTPLEDPYFVVRGEVRKAVAAARRLHQRGRWARDWRAAELRSDPRRVEXDLEDLDETIRLVGANPGKFKLAAGXRKVLVERMREAVQDLKDEMAGPAAQAFPERSSREVMRGRQAXASPHGDLVHATAIPATSRYLEEQQASQQLLLDKQDQQLDMVAGSTQVLRHMSGHVGEELAE; translated from the exons ATGAGGACCGCCGAGGTCCTCATTCTCCAGGGGCGCCGGTCCCGTCGGGTCTTCCTTGTTTGGCGCCAGGCTTCGGCCGGCTCTGCGGGCAGCGGATATCCGCAGACCCAGGAGCACATCCCGGACAgccatccccccgcccccgcacacACACCACCGGCCCAAATCATTCTTCTTCACCCCGGGTTCCTCGACTCGACCTTCACCTGGGCGTTCAGCGCCCCGCGGCAGCGAGCGCACGTGAGGCAGCACAGCCCGGG GGGCTACTACCTGCTGGGGACGACCTCTCCCAACCCTTTTGTCCATTCTGGAGACGTCTCAAAGGCACCCCCAGCCCAGAAGCTATCT CCGGGCGAcgggcgggtgggcggggaggAGCGTTCTCCCTGCTCCAAGGGACTGGCAGGCGACACGCCTCTGGAAGACCCTTACTTTGTAGTCAGAGG TGAGGTGCGGAAGGCGGTGGCAGCGGCCCGCAGGCTGCACCAGCGTGGGCGCTGGGCGCGGGACTGGAGGGCCGCCGAGCTGCGCAGCGACCCGCGCCGCGTGGAGTGAGACCTGGAGGACCTGGACGAGACCATCC GCCTCGTAGGGGCGAACCCGGGCAAGTTCAAGCTCGCAGCCGG TAGAAAGGTGCTCGTGGAGCGCATGCGGGAGGCTGTCCAG GACCTGAAAGACGAGATGGCCGGCCCAGCAGCCCAAGCCTTCCCCGAGAGGAGTAGCAGGGAGGTGATGC GTGGCAGGCAAGCGTAGGCGTCGCCACACGGTGACCTTGTGCATGCCACTGCCATCCCAGCCACCTCTCGCTACTTGGAAGAGCAGCAAGCCAGCCAACAG CTGCTCCTGGACAAGCAGGACCAACAGCTGGACATGGTAGctggcagcacccaggtcctcagGCATATGTCAGGCCACGTCGGAGAGGAGCTGGCAGAGTAG